The nucleotide sequence CAGCGAATTGTTGTTCTTGGTAATTACGGAGAAGTGACTAACCTCGGCGTTAAGCCAGTCGGAACGATTGGCTACTATCTCGACAAGTATGGCGAGGCACTAACTGCTGGAGTAGAAAACCTCGGACAAGATGAGGCTGATCTCGAAGCGATGCTTGCGCTAGACCCTGATCTTATTATTATTCCTAGCTATTTCACACCTGAGCTGCTTGAGGCGTATTCGAAAATCGCACCGACGGTAGCGACGCAATGGGGCTTGTCTCCTTTAGAGCATTTCGCAATATTGGCCGATTGGCTCGATCGAAAGGCTGAAGAGCAAGTATGGCTCGATAACTATGCGAAGAAAGTCGCTGAAGTGAAGGAGCAGTTAAAGCCTTTCAACGTTGCAGGTCAAAAAGCAGTTGTTATCCAATTCTGGAGCAACAATATTTATCAGCATGCAACTAACGTATTTTCACCACTGTTTAATGATATCGGCTTTGTTCCGACGGAAGCGGAAGCTGCTGTTACCGCGACAGCTGCCATTTCTCAAGAAGCTGTTGTTGATTATGTAGGCGATGCAGACCGATTGTTCATTCTTGTAGACGGTCAAGCTGACATTGACGTTTATAACGGTTTGAAAGATACTGTGTGGAAAAATATACCTGCAATTAAAAGCGGCAAAGTCTATCTCGTGGATAGCCCCCGTTGGAACGACTTCAGTACAACTGCAATGGAATGGATTCTTGATGATCTCACGAAAGTGATCGTAGATTAAAGCA is from Candidatus Cohnella colombiensis and encodes:
- a CDS encoding ABC transporter substrate-binding protein, whose protein sequence is MNRKHSTLVLLLLIVVAMLATACGKNNSASPSDSVSPSSSESASPVASEPVASTEPAATTKKITDGLGRDVEIPVHAQRIVVLGNYGEVTNLGVKPVGTIGYYLDKYGEALTAGVENLGQDEADLEAMLALDPDLIIIPSYFTPELLEAYSKIAPTVATQWGLSPLEHFAILADWLDRKAEEQVWLDNYAKKVAEVKEQLKPFNVAGQKAVVIQFWSNNIYQHATNVFSPLFNDIGFVPTEAEAAVTATAAISQEAVVDYVGDADRLFILVDGQADIDVYNGLKDTVWKNIPAIKSGKVYLVDSPRWNDFSTTAMEWILDDLTKVIVD